GCATTTGCGGCTGTACGACACTCGGGCGCGATGAAGTTGTCGAAGCGATCAGAAAGATGAAGCTGACGACATCCAAGGAAGTCATGAACGTTCTGGAGTGGAAAAATCCGGAGGGCTGCTCGAAATGCCGCCCGGCGCTGAACTACTATCTGGGCATGGTTTGGCCGGAAGAGCATGAGGACGAGAAGGAATCCCGCTTCGTTAACGAACGGAACCACGGCAATATTCAGAAGGACAGCACGTACTCCGTCATCCCGAGAATTCACGGCGGAGTTACGACGGCGAAGGATTTGCTGAAAATCGCCAATGTTGCCGTCAAATACAACGTGGAAACGGTGAAAATTACCGGAGCACAGCGGATCGGTCTTTACGGAATCAAGAAGGAAGATCTCCCTTCCGTTTGGGAAGAACTCGATATGACTTCCGGTTTTGCATATGGCAAATCGCTGCGCGCAGTCAAAACATGCGTAGGTCAAACATGGTGCCGTTTCGGTACTCAGGACTCCATGAAGATGGGCATCGAGCTGGAAAAACGCCTCGAGCGTCTGTACACCCCGGCAAAAACGAAAGTGGCGGTATCCGGCTGTCCGCGGAACTGCGCCGAAGCGACGATCAAAGATTTGGGCGTCGTCGCGATCGACGGAGGCTGGGAAATTTATATCGGCGGTAACGGCGGAACGGACGTGCGGCCTGCCGAGCTGCTTGTGAAAGTGAAAGAAGAGGATGAAGTGATCGAGTGGACGCTCGCTTACTTCCAATACTATCGGGAAAATGCGAATTATAACGAGCGTACCTCGAAATGGGTGGAGCGCGTCGGATTTGAATCCATCAAAAAAGCGCTGGAAAAACAAGAAGACCGGCTGGCGTTAAAAGAACGTTTCGAGAAAGCGGCAAGCCTCACGAAGGATCCTTGGGCTGAGATTGTAAACAACGAGGAATTGCGGAAATCGTACGAATCGATCATTACTCCTGAGCTTAGCGCGATTGAGAACTGATTTTTTATAAAAACGAGGGGGAGAACCGTATGAAGCGACTAATTATCGGACATCAATCGGAGTTTCGGGAAAGAAGAGCCCGGCTAGTGCATATCGGCAACACGGAAATTGCCATATTCAAGCTGTCGGACGGCGGTTATCGGGCGATCGAAAACCTCTGCCCGCACAAGAACGGAAAGCTGTCCGAAGGCATCGTGTGCGATCATCACGTATTCTGTCCGCTGCACGACTGGAAAATCGACCTGAACGACGGGCTCGTTCAAGCGCCGGACGAAGGCTGCGTCAAATCGTTCCAGGTGGAAATGGACGAACAAACGGGCAATGTGATTTTGGTGCTGAGCGACACGGATATTTTGG
The window above is part of the Paenibacillus hamazuiensis genome. Proteins encoded here:
- the nirD gene encoding nitrite reductase small subunit NirD → MKRLIIGHQSEFRERRARLVHIGNTEIAIFKLSDGGYRAIENLCPHKNGKLSEGIVCDHHVFCPLHDWKIDLNDGLVQAPDEGCVKSFQVEMDEQTGNVILVLSDTDILAS